A DNA window from Sporomusaceae bacterium FL31 contains the following coding sequences:
- the htpG gene encoding chaperone protein HtpG: protein MTAASTAKETRQFQAETKQLLDLMIHSIYTNREIFLRELISNASDAIDKIRFDSLTNQELLENNADFEIQLLPDEETKTLTISDNGIGMTYDEVIENIGTIAKSGTKAFLAKMQESTAGDGELIGQFGVGFYSAFMVAKKVTLITRAPGQTTGVRWESTGDGTYTIEECDKPTRGTTLVLTLHDEYCSPERHNENFLNRYTLQSLVKKYSDYIRYPIKMNFIKEEKPLDEEGKVIEDAESTQTIEVRTLNSMTPLWTKNKNQITKEEYHTLYKDLFHDWEDPLEIIHSKVEGAVEYTTVLFIPSHAPFDFYQRESTSGIRLYSKNVFVMDNYKDLLPEYLRFVRGLVDSPDFSLNISRELLQHSSQLTKVGKNLEKSILKTLETLLSKDRPKYQLFWKEYGKAMKSGVYSDFGSRDKLQDLLLFPSSTSEELTTLAEYVERMPEGQTVIYYATGKDRASVERLPQMELLREKGLEVLYLLDRVDEFAIDALANYKEKKFQSISRGDLNLDNIDTPAAKEETEAITKENQPLLTAIKESLSGKITDVKISTRLKSSPVCLISSDQGISLSMEQILAEMDKSTFKAQRILELNPTHQVFTALKNLHETKPGSDEFKDYCELLYGQALLFEGLTPEDPISFAQKLAKLMADIGSTK from the coding sequence ATGACCGCTGCGAGCACAGCCAAAGAAACGCGTCAATTTCAGGCCGAAACAAAACAATTATTAGATCTGATGATTCATTCCATTTATACCAACCGGGAAATCTTTCTCCGTGAGCTTATTTCCAATGCTTCGGATGCGATCGACAAGATCCGTTTTGATTCCCTGACCAACCAGGAACTTCTTGAAAACAATGCCGATTTTGAGATTCAGCTGTTGCCTGATGAGGAAACAAAAACGCTGACCATTTCTGACAATGGGATTGGTATGACCTATGATGAAGTCATTGAAAATATCGGAACAATTGCTAAATCAGGTACCAAAGCTTTTCTAGCCAAAATGCAAGAAAGTACTGCAGGCGACGGTGAGCTGATTGGTCAGTTTGGGGTCGGCTTCTACTCAGCCTTTATGGTTGCCAAGAAAGTCACCTTGATTACACGTGCTCCTGGACAAACAACAGGTGTTCGCTGGGAATCTACCGGTGACGGTACATATACAATCGAAGAATGCGACAAACCAACCCGTGGCACTACACTCGTTTTAACGCTTCATGATGAATATTGCTCACCAGAGCGCCACAACGAAAACTTCCTCAACCGCTATACATTGCAAAGTCTGGTCAAAAAATATTCTGACTACATCCGCTATCCCATTAAAATGAACTTTATTAAAGAAGAAAAACCACTCGATGAGGAAGGCAAAGTCATTGAAGATGCGGAGTCAACCCAAACCATTGAGGTGCGCACACTGAATTCCATGACCCCTTTATGGACAAAGAACAAAAATCAGATTACCAAAGAAGAATACCATACTCTCTATAAAGATCTTTTCCACGATTGGGAAGATCCTTTGGAAATCATTCACTCCAAAGTTGAAGGTGCCGTTGAATATACCACGGTATTGTTTATCCCTTCTCATGCACCCTTTGATTTTTACCAACGGGAATCAACATCTGGAATTAGGCTGTACTCTAAAAATGTATTTGTCATGGATAACTACAAAGATCTGCTTCCAGAATACCTTCGTTTCGTACGCGGATTAGTGGACTCCCCTGATTTCTCACTCAACATCTCTCGTGAATTGCTGCAGCACAGCTCCCAACTCACTAAGGTTGGTAAAAATTTAGAAAAAAGTATCTTAAAGACTTTAGAAACACTGCTTAGCAAAGATCGGCCTAAATATCAGTTATTTTGGAAAGAGTATGGCAAGGCAATGAAAAGCGGTGTCTACTCTGATTTTGGCAGCAGAGATAAGCTGCAGGATCTGCTGCTCTTCCCTTCTTCCACTTCTGAAGAATTAACAACCTTGGCTGAATATGTTGAACGGATGCCAGAAGGCCAAACTGTCATCTATTACGCTACTGGAAAAGACCGCGCTTCAGTGGAACGCTTGCCGCAAATGGAACTATTACGGGAAAAAGGCCTTGAAGTACTTTATCTGCTCGACCGGGTAGATGAGTTCGCGATTGATGCATTAGCCAATTATAAAGAGAAAAAATTTCAATCCATCAGTCGCGGCGATTTAAATCTAGACAACATTGATACACCTGCCGCCAAAGAAGAAACAGAAGCAATCACAAAAGAAAATCAACCTTTGCTTACTGCTATCAAAGAGAGCCTATCCGGTAAAATTACCGATGTTAAAATCAGTACCCGCTTAAAGTCCAGCCCGGTTTGTCTAATCAGCAGCGATCAAGGCATCAGCTTGTCGATGGAACAAATTTTAGCTGAAATGGATAAAAGCACGTTTAAAGCGCAGCGAATTTTAGAATTGAATCCTACTCATCAAGTGTTTACAGCCCTCAAAAACCTTCATGAAACCAAACCAGGATCAGATGAATTTAAGGATTATTGCGAGCTGCTTTACGGGCAAGCCCTGCTATTTGAGGGATTAACACCAGAAGATCCCATTAGCTTTGCCCAAAAATTAGCCAAACTAATGGCAGACATAGGCTCCACTAAATAA
- the rarD gene encoding transporter: MEQVRKVPEGILPAIAAYVCWGILPMYWKLIAEIPAHEILAHRIFWSFIFMTCLMMVMKKNQSFYVECRQVAAEPRKLFGVLAGAVLISINWFIYIWAVNDSRIIETSLGYYINPLFNVLIGMIILHERLTFWQLIAVILAAIGVLNLALQFGSIPWVALVLAVSFSFYGLCKKIAGLSAMTSITLETLFIAPLSLIYLILLHTSGEGLPFTLSLQSVLLIGTGVVTAIPLLLFSNSANKLSLTVLGLIQYVSPTIGLFLGIFLYHETFTSVHLLSFGFIWLALLVFSLSKTSLFAQLEMLILKKRCIE, from the coding sequence ATGGAACAAGTACGAAAAGTGCCGGAAGGCATTCTGCCAGCAATAGCAGCCTATGTGTGTTGGGGTATCCTGCCTATGTATTGGAAGCTGATTGCCGAAATACCGGCTCACGAAATTTTGGCTCACCGAATTTTCTGGTCGTTTATCTTTATGACATGTCTGATGATGGTCATGAAGAAGAATCAATCTTTTTATGTTGAATGCCGGCAAGTTGCTGCTGAGCCGCGCAAGTTATTCGGAGTGCTTGCCGGGGCAGTGCTGATCAGTATCAACTGGTTTATTTATATCTGGGCGGTGAATGACAGCCGGATTATTGAAACAAGTTTAGGTTACTATATTAATCCGTTATTTAATGTCTTGATTGGAATGATTATTTTACATGAACGGTTAACTTTTTGGCAGCTTATTGCGGTTATTTTAGCAGCAATTGGTGTGCTTAATCTGGCACTGCAGTTTGGTTCCATTCCCTGGGTGGCTCTTGTGTTAGCTGTTTCTTTTTCATTCTATGGATTATGTAAAAAAATTGCCGGACTTTCTGCGATGACCAGTATAACGCTTGAGACACTGTTTATTGCACCGCTTTCTTTGATTTATTTGATTCTTCTCCATACATCTGGTGAGGGGTTGCCATTCACCTTATCGCTCCAATCAGTCTTATTAATTGGCACTGGGGTTGTAACGGCTATTCCTTTGCTGCTGTTTTCCAATAGTGCCAATAAGCTTTCTTTAACGGTGCTGGGGCTCATTCAATATGTATCACCAACCATTGGACTATTCTTAGGCATTTTTCTATATCATGAAACATTTACTAGTGTTCACCTATTGTCATTTGGTTTTATTTGGCTGGCTTTATTGGTATTTTCACTGTCTAAAACATCCCTTTTTGCTCAGCTTGAAATGTTGATCCTGAAAAAACGTTGTATTGAGTAG
- a CDS encoding ubiquinone biosynthesis methyltransferase UbiE, with product MEQLIEQNRLIHRNSVSLRSYEQMAEYYYNDIDTKPFNAYYERPATLSLLPCVQGKKVVDAGCAAGWYSQWLLDHGAIVTALDFSSRMIEMTKKRVGNKADVIQADLNNPLSFLADSSMDIILSSLTLHYLKDWTHVMTEFYRILQQSGYLVFSVHHPFMDFAEFQCDNYFATKLLQDEWETPAGKVPVQFYRRPLHEIIAAVIDAGFIIEKLLEPMPTEKFLELHPQTYTQLTKRPHFLFLRARKP from the coding sequence TTGGAACAATTAATCGAGCAAAATAGGTTGATTCACAGAAATTCCGTCTCACTAAGGTCCTATGAACAAATGGCCGAGTACTATTATAACGACATTGATACCAAGCCATTTAACGCTTATTATGAACGTCCGGCTACATTGTCGTTATTACCCTGTGTACAAGGAAAAAAAGTAGTTGATGCCGGCTGCGCTGCTGGCTGGTACAGTCAGTGGCTGCTAGATCACGGTGCCATCGTAACTGCTTTGGATTTCAGCTCCAGGATGATTGAAATGACAAAAAAAAGAGTCGGCAACAAAGCCGACGTCATCCAGGCTGATCTCAACAATCCCTTGAGTTTTCTGGCCGATTCCTCGATGGATATCATTTTATCATCGTTAACCTTACATTATTTAAAAGACTGGACCCATGTTATGACCGAATTTTACCGCATCCTACAACAGAGCGGCTATTTGGTATTTTCAGTGCATCATCCATTTATGGATTTTGCAGAGTTCCAGTGTGACAACTATTTTGCAACAAAGCTGCTGCAGGATGAGTGGGAAACACCTGCCGGGAAAGTTCCTGTCCAATTTTACCGCCGTCCACTCCATGAAATAATTGCTGCAGTCATTGATGCCGGCTTTATCATCGAAAAGCTGTTAGAGCCGATGCCAACAGAAAAATTTCTGGAATTACACCCCCAAACCTATACACAGTTGACAAAAAGGCCACATTTCCTTTTCTTAAGAGCCCGGAAACCTTAG
- a CDS encoding GGDEF domain-containing protein, producing MMISVIRFVMIVIMITAMLSGSRGFANENLTSECFPVGEFEILEDVQGKMTFDLINSSGNNLMFQNYRGDELSLGITQSVYWVRFKAPAVVQAAQASGRLLQLNNANIDKIDLFIPEQDAQQSHAYRIKKIGSHRPTTDRDILDSTWVFQLPPTFNEHQFIYLRLESTSALRLPVTFWQVDAFFRAAFIKNVGFGAFYGILLAMLLFNLFIYTVLRDKAYLFYVFYVFFMFLYQFQVHGHSRLIFELPYRLYNAIFWLCLAATFVFSVLFTRHFLQVKPASGFNKILTGILAVAVLQGVLGILGYNIWANQLAHILGLFGPLLIMIIASLRYSQGFRPARYYILAWGVLFTGVIIWALAAYLPGLLAAVDVLLLATASESMLLALALADRVKALRIRGEALNNRVKRYRELSMTDGLTGLYNKRSLDKQLTEAMKGSLKYGTPFSLMVIDIDHFKLYNDTYGHLEGDRVIVRLAQILQTIASESQIAFRYGGEEFVLLLFNYTCDNAIPIAEEIRTKIMTEYFAPSVNKSVVVTVSIGIAQFQSGDDRESLFERADMALYQAKANGRNCTVCL from the coding sequence ATGATGATTTCGGTAATTCGGTTTGTAATGATTGTGATAATGATTACGGCCATGCTGTCTGGCAGCAGGGGTTTTGCAAATGAGAACTTAACTAGTGAGTGCTTTCCTGTAGGCGAGTTTGAAATTTTGGAGGACGTTCAGGGGAAGATGACCTTTGATCTAATCAATTCATCTGGTAATAACTTAATGTTTCAGAATTATCGGGGTGATGAGCTTTCTTTGGGAATTACTCAATCCGTCTATTGGGTACGGTTTAAAGCGCCTGCGGTTGTTCAAGCCGCACAAGCCAGCGGAAGGCTCCTCCAGCTTAATAATGCCAATATTGATAAAATTGATTTGTTTATACCAGAACAGGACGCTCAACAGAGCCATGCATATCGGATTAAAAAGATCGGATCACACCGCCCCACAACGGATCGGGATATCCTGGACAGCACCTGGGTATTCCAGTTGCCGCCAACATTCAATGAGCATCAATTTATTTATTTGCGCTTGGAAAGCACATCTGCATTGCGCCTGCCGGTCACTTTTTGGCAGGTCGATGCTTTTTTTCGCGCAGCGTTCATTAAGAATGTAGGGTTTGGTGCATTTTATGGCATCTTGCTTGCTATGCTGCTATTTAACTTATTTATCTATACCGTCCTGCGTGATAAAGCCTACTTATTCTATGTATTCTACGTATTTTTTATGTTCCTCTATCAGTTTCAGGTCCATGGACATTCCCGGCTAATTTTTGAACTGCCTTATCGCCTTTATAATGCAATTTTTTGGTTGTGTCTAGCGGCGACGTTTGTGTTTTCAGTGCTCTTCACCCGCCATTTTTTACAAGTTAAGCCAGCATCGGGCTTTAATAAAATCTTAACAGGAATTTTGGCAGTTGCTGTGCTGCAAGGTGTGCTGGGGATTTTGGGTTATAATATTTGGGCTAATCAGCTTGCGCATATCTTAGGATTATTTGGTCCGCTGCTCATCATGATCATTGCAAGCTTACGCTATTCTCAGGGGTTTCGCCCGGCCCGCTATTATATTTTAGCTTGGGGAGTTTTATTTACCGGGGTTATCATTTGGGCATTAGCGGCATATCTTCCAGGATTGTTGGCCGCTGTAGATGTTCTATTGCTGGCTACAGCCAGCGAATCGATGCTGTTGGCTTTAGCCTTGGCTGACCGGGTCAAAGCATTAAGAATTCGCGGCGAAGCACTGAATAATCGGGTTAAGCGCTATCGTGAATTAAGTATGACCGATGGTCTTACTGGATTATACAATAAGCGCTCGTTAGATAAACAATTAACTGAAGCTATGAAAGGTTCATTGAAATATGGCACTCCATTCAGTTTGATGGTTATCGATATTGATCATTTTAAATTATACAATGATACTTATGGTCACTTGGAAGGCGACCGAGTTATTGTTCGCCTGGCACAAATCCTGCAGACAATAGCAAGCGAATCACAGATTGCTTTCCGTTATGGCGGTGAAGAGTTCGTTTTGCTCTTATTCAATTACACTTGTGACAACGCAATTCCCATTGCAGAAGAAATACGAACAAAGATCATGACTGAATATTTTGCTCCTTCTGTAAATAAATCGGTAGTTGTCACCGTTAGTATTGGTATTGCACAATTTCAGTCAGGCGATGATCGGGAAAGTTTATTCGAGCGTGCTGATATGGCGTTATATCAGGCTAAAGCGAATGGACGCAATTGTACGGTATGCTTATAA
- the tusA gene encoding sulfurtransferase TusA, protein MSKQKFNIFLLDLRGEPCPYPVVFSLDTLRRLDKGTIVEILADCPQSFISVPEEVIKAGYEMVEPPQKVGPTLRFLVRIPE, encoded by the coding sequence ATGAGCAAACAAAAATTTAATATTTTTTTGTTGGACTTGCGCGGGGAGCCTTGTCCTTATCCAGTCGTCTTTTCCTTAGACACATTAAGAAGGTTGGACAAGGGAACAATTGTTGAAATTCTTGCTGATTGTCCTCAAAGTTTTATATCGGTTCCCGAGGAAGTGATTAAGGCGGGGTATGAGATGGTTGAGCCGCCGCAGAAGGTTGGGCCAACGTTACGATTTTTAGTAAGAATACCAGAGTAA
- a CDS encoding FMN reductase, with protein sequence MKVIAFNGSPRKNGNTAQSIQIVFEELEKAGIETELIQLGGRKVFGCLACGKCWETQDNRCIRNDDDMNTFIAKMQEADGIIIGSPTYFSNVSTEVKALIDRCGFVSKANGGDILRGKVGAAVVSVRRAGSTFTYSAINFFFGIAEMVIPSSSYWNMTLALEPGDVQKDEEGKETFRTLGKNMAKLLQQIKHS encoded by the coding sequence GTGAAGGTAATCGCATTTAATGGCAGTCCACGTAAAAATGGCAATACAGCCCAAAGTATTCAAATTGTGTTTGAAGAATTAGAAAAAGCAGGGATTGAGACAGAATTGATTCAACTGGGCGGACGAAAAGTTTTTGGCTGTCTGGCCTGCGGCAAGTGTTGGGAAACACAAGATAACCGCTGTATTCGAAATGATGATGATATGAATACCTTTATTGCAAAAATGCAAGAGGCAGATGGGATTATCATTGGGTCGCCAACTTATTTTAGTAATGTTTCAACAGAAGTTAAAGCATTAATCGATCGCTGTGGCTTTGTGTCTAAAGCCAACGGTGGGGATATCCTGCGCGGTAAAGTAGGCGCAGCGGTCGTGTCAGTACGTCGTGCAGGCTCAACATTTACTTATTCAGCAATTAATTTCTTCTTTGGCATTGCCGAAATGGTGATACCAAGCTCCAGCTATTGGAATATGACGCTGGCATTGGAACCAGGTGATGTTCAAAAGGATGAAGAAGGTAAGGAAACTTTTCGGACGCTGGGTAAAAATATGGCTAAATTACTTCAGCAAATTAAACATTCGTGA
- a CDS encoding 2,4-dienoyl-CoA reductase, with protein sequence MAYLLKPLQSDLLSLHNRLVMPPMATAKSDSDGKVSSAILDFYQEKSAGGQLALVIVEHSFVQQSGKASANQLSVADDSVIAGLEQLANVLHRNGVKAVMQINHAGSATSAEITGTNPVGPSAIANPRKGGVPHELTQQEIYDLVTAFRNAASRVKAAGFDGVEIHSAHGYLLNQFFSPLTNQRTDDYGGSVEARIRIHLQVIEAVRQAVGPDYPILLRLGAADFVEGGSTIQDSQIAAREFEKAGINMLDISGGFSGYINPDNNQPGYFSSLSAAIKEVVSIPVILTGGITTAQAAEELLAAGKADLIGVGRAILQDSQWVKNAIAGIQS encoded by the coding sequence ATGGCTTATTTGCTCAAACCTCTACAGAGTGACTTATTGTCACTGCATAATCGGCTGGTGATGCCCCCCATGGCAACGGCAAAATCTGATTCGGATGGTAAAGTGAGTTCGGCTATTCTCGACTTTTATCAGGAAAAGTCTGCTGGCGGGCAGCTTGCGTTGGTGATTGTTGAACATAGCTTTGTTCAGCAGTCCGGCAAAGCCAGCGCGAATCAGCTTTCTGTTGCAGATGATAGTGTCATAGCGGGATTAGAACAGTTGGCAAACGTGCTGCATCGCAATGGTGTTAAAGCCGTCATGCAAATTAATCATGCAGGAAGTGCCACCTCTGCAGAAATTACCGGAACTAACCCCGTTGGACCTTCGGCGATTGCCAATCCACGGAAAGGCGGAGTTCCCCATGAACTCACCCAACAGGAAATCTATGATCTTGTCACTGCTTTTCGGAATGCGGCCAGCCGTGTTAAGGCTGCCGGTTTTGATGGTGTTGAAATTCATTCGGCTCATGGCTACCTTCTTAATCAGTTTTTTTCGCCGCTTACCAATCAGCGGACTGATGACTATGGGGGAAGCGTAGAAGCGCGCATTAGAATTCATCTGCAAGTCATCGAAGCAGTCAGACAGGCAGTGGGGCCGGATTATCCGATTTTGCTTAGACTGGGGGCAGCTGATTTTGTCGAAGGCGGTTCAACCATTCAAGACAGCCAAATTGCTGCTCGCGAATTTGAAAAAGCAGGTATCAACATGCTTGACATTTCTGGCGGCTTTTCTGGTTATATTAATCCTGACAATAATCAACCAGGCTATTTTTCCTCGCTTAGTGCAGCAATCAAAGAAGTTGTGTCCATTCCGGTTATCTTAACTGGGGGAATTACCACAGCTCAGGCAGCTGAAGAATTATTAGCAGCCGGCAAAGCTGATCTGATTGGTGTGGGCCGGGCAATATTGCAAGATTCACAGTGGGTAAAAAACGCAATTGCCGGCATTCAATCTTAA
- a CDS encoding nitroreductase: MLTNEVLDTIKNRRSIRSFTGEQIKEAELQVILEAGRYAPSAGNQQLWHFTVIQNQEILAAISASAKEVVAQFEHEHLQKMAKNAKFHVFHKAPTVILISGKEDGMVIEADCAAVTQNMLLAAESLGIGSCWIDFALFAFASPKGSEYQQQLGVPAGYKPFHTVALGYKKVETLTAPVRNENVVNYIR; the protein is encoded by the coding sequence ATGTTAACAAACGAAGTCTTGGATACCATTAAAAACCGTCGCAGTATTCGCAGCTTCACTGGGGAACAAATTAAAGAAGCTGAACTGCAAGTCATTCTGGAGGCAGGCCGTTATGCTCCTAGTGCTGGAAATCAGCAGCTTTGGCATTTTACTGTCATACAAAATCAAGAAATATTGGCCGCCATCAGTGCTAGTGCCAAAGAAGTTGTAGCTCAGTTTGAGCATGAACATCTTCAAAAAATGGCTAAAAATGCAAAGTTTCATGTGTTCCATAAAGCTCCAACCGTCATTTTAATATCCGGAAAAGAGGATGGCATGGTGATTGAAGCTGATTGTGCTGCAGTTACCCAAAATATGTTGCTGGCTGCCGAATCACTTGGAATAGGCTCGTGCTGGATAGACTTTGCGCTTTTTGCCTTTGCTAGTCCAAAGGGAAGTGAGTATCAACAGCAATTGGGAGTGCCAGCTGGTTATAAGCCCTTTCATACCGTGGCGCTAGGCTACAAGAAAGTCGAAACATTGACTGCGCCTGTACGCAACGAGAATGTAGTCAACTATATCAGATAA
- a CDS encoding LysR family transcriptional regulator: MIGLREMKYFLTIAQEGNITTAAQRLHIAQPPLSRQMKQLEDFLGTKLFERGHRKIQLTEAGKVLRNRAEQLLNLVDTTVREIKEIESGSYGTLAIGTASSSGVTILPKVARIFRNHYPHLNFELWEGESVRIIELLNGGLIEIGLVRFSFDVDTYESIQLPKEPLVAAIHKNAPEYSDGQPDSIELRNLAEKPLMIHRKYEPMITEHCQQVGFNPCLLCRSDDIMPILAWADAGVGIAVVPRAAIGLIPTTNLVFKTITNPCIDTTAAVIWLRSRYLSAPARHFLNLFTTLNKISSAPL, from the coding sequence GTGATCGGGCTGCGCGAAATGAAGTATTTTCTTACCATTGCTCAAGAAGGTAATATTACCACTGCCGCACAACGGCTGCATATCGCCCAACCTCCCTTGAGCCGCCAAATGAAACAGCTAGAGGATTTCCTGGGTACCAAGCTTTTTGAGCGCGGACATCGAAAAATTCAATTGACTGAAGCGGGGAAGGTGCTGCGTAACCGGGCTGAGCAATTATTAAATCTGGTAGATACTACAGTTCGGGAAATTAAAGAAATTGAATCAGGCAGTTATGGAACCTTAGCAATCGGCACAGCCTCCTCTTCCGGTGTAACCATCCTGCCAAAAGTTGCCCGGATTTTTCGGAATCATTATCCTCATTTGAATTTCGAGCTATGGGAAGGCGAATCTGTAAGAATTATTGAACTGTTAAACGGAGGCTTAATTGAAATCGGATTGGTCCGTTTTTCGTTTGATGTCGACACCTATGAGTCGATCCAACTGCCCAAAGAACCTTTGGTAGCTGCCATTCATAAAAACGCACCTGAGTATTCAGACGGACAGCCAGATTCAATCGAGCTTAGGAATTTAGCCGAAAAACCACTGATGATCCACCGGAAGTATGAACCCATGATTACCGAGCATTGCCAGCAAGTCGGATTTAACCCCTGCCTGTTGTGTCGCAGTGATGACATTATGCCAATTCTCGCCTGGGCTGACGCTGGGGTCGGCATTGCGGTGGTACCGCGTGCCGCCATTGGGTTAATTCCTACCACAAACTTAGTATTTAAAACCATCACCAATCCTTGTATTGACACAACCGCCGCCGTCATCTGGCTGCGAAGCCGCTATCTCTCAGCTCCGGCTCGGCATTTTTTAAACTTATTTACAACTCTAAATAAAATATCCTCTGCGCCGCTGTAA
- a CDS encoding 4Fe-4S ferredoxin, with translation MKNDLNAFVAADPSKCIGCRVCEIACAVAHLDKTVKTVGSLNAPLLPRLYLVKTPETTMPVQCRHCEDAPCVKSCPVSAINRRDNKIMMAEQRCIGCKSCLLACPFGAIELIAVCPDDRSRDYNVVASKCDLCSGKLNGPACVAACPSQALRYVNIAEERKCRQLHAATKAGNFIKEFRAREG, from the coding sequence TTGAAAAATGATTTGAATGCATTTGTGGCAGCCGATCCGAGTAAGTGTATCGGTTGCCGGGTGTGTGAAATTGCCTGCGCTGTTGCTCATTTGGATAAAACGGTCAAAACAGTCGGCAGTCTTAATGCACCGCTTCTACCCCGCTTGTATCTGGTGAAAACACCTGAGACTACTATGCCGGTCCAGTGCCGCCATTGTGAAGATGCTCCCTGTGTCAAAAGTTGCCCGGTTTCGGCTATCAACCGGCGTGATAACAAGATTATGATGGCCGAGCAGCGCTGTATTGGCTGTAAAAGTTGTCTGCTGGCCTGTCCGTTTGGGGCAATCGAACTGATCGCTGTTTGTCCGGATGATCGCTCCAGGGATTACAATGTTGTTGCCAGTAAATGTGATCTGTGCAGCGGAAAACTAAATGGGCCGGCTTGTGTTGCCGCATGCCCTTCTCAGGCGCTTCGATATGTGAATATTGCTGAAGAAAGAAAATGCCGACAGCTTCATGCTGCCACCAAGGCTGGTAATTTTATTAAGGAATTCAGAGCTAGGGAGGGGTAA
- the hydA_2 gene encoding iron hydrogenase: MKHSLIKIDDELCTGCRRCAAVCPVDAIEGKQGQPQMIHSDKCVMCGQCVQICSGYASLFEEYETPRDQKMRERHMPPAVNEPLFAAYHTGDYPKVKAVLDNQNAYTMVQCAPAVRVAIAEEFGLPLGSLVPGKLAAALRRVGFSRVYDTNFAADLTIMEEGAELVQRLTKGGTLPMFTSCCPAWVTFIETRYPELVKHLSSCKSPQQMAGTMFKTYGAQLDGVTADQVYSVAVMPCTCKKFEAERPEMNSSGYQDVDAVLTTRELAYLIKEAGIDFHSLPEESFDNPLGIYSGAGTIFGVTGGVMEAAIRTAYEMITSKKLDNIELIQVRGSQGRRQIVLDLGTMKLKTVVVSGLKHAVPILENLKKGIADFHFMEVMTCPAGCVSGGGQPKMLLPVDCLASHQRRTASTYQHDAELLVRKSHDNPAIKAIYQEFLGEPLGHKSHKLLHTHYHVSHPDH, from the coding sequence GTGAAGCATTCATTGATAAAAATAGATGACGAGTTATGTACCGGGTGCCGCCGCTGTGCGGCAGTTTGTCCAGTTGATGCGATTGAAGGCAAACAGGGACAGCCACAAATGATTCATTCAGATAAATGCGTCATGTGCGGGCAATGCGTGCAGATATGCAGCGGATATGCTTCACTTTTTGAGGAATATGAAACACCGCGGGATCAGAAAATGCGAGAACGACATATGCCGCCGGCAGTGAATGAGCCGTTATTTGCCGCTTATCATACCGGGGATTACCCCAAGGTGAAGGCTGTTTTAGACAATCAAAACGCCTATACCATGGTGCAGTGTGCACCAGCAGTCCGGGTTGCGATTGCGGAAGAATTTGGCCTGCCGTTAGGCAGTCTTGTTCCTGGCAAACTAGCGGCAGCTTTACGCCGGGTTGGTTTCTCACGGGTTTATGATACCAATTTTGCTGCCGATCTAACCATTATGGAAGAAGGGGCGGAGCTGGTCCAGCGTTTGACCAAGGGTGGAACACTGCCCATGTTCACGTCCTGTTGTCCGGCTTGGGTAACCTTTATTGAGACTCGCTATCCTGAACTAGTGAAGCATTTATCAAGCTGCAAGTCACCTCAGCAAATGGCGGGAACTATGTTTAAAACGTACGGGGCACAACTGGATGGGGTCACTGCCGATCAGGTGTATAGTGTTGCCGTGATGCCCTGTACCTGTAAAAAGTTCGAAGCCGAGCGTCCTGAAATGAATTCAAGCGGTTATCAGGATGTGGATGCGGTTTTAACAACCCGGGAACTGGCCTACCTAATTAAAGAAGCAGGAATTGATTTTCATAGTCTTCCTGAGGAAAGTTTTGACAACCCCTTGGGAATCTATTCGGGGGCCGGAACCATCTTTGGCGTTACAGGAGGTGTCATGGAAGCGGCTATTCGGACAGCCTATGAAATGATTACCTCAAAAAAATTGGACAATATTGAGCTTATTCAGGTTCGTGGCAGTCAAGGTAGACGCCAGATTGTGTTAGATTTAGGCACTATGAAGCTCAAAACCGTGGTCGTATCAGGCTTGAAACATGCTGTGCCCATCTTGGAGAATCTCAAGAAAGGCATCGCTGATTTTCACTTTATGGAAGTTATGACTTGTCCGGCTGGCTGTGTGAGTGGGGGCGGGCAGCCCAAAATGCTGTTACCGGTTGATTGTTTGGCCTCACATCAAAGGCGTACGGCAAGTACCTATCAGCATGATGCTGAGCTGCTTGTTCGAAAATCTCATGACAATCCGGCCATTAAAGCCATCTATCAGGAGTTTCTTGGCGAACCGCTTGGCCATAAATCCCATAAATTATTGCATACCCATTATCATGTCAGCCATCCTGATCACTAA